gCCATTTGCTCAAGTCATTAACTTGGCTGTAGAGTGTGCTTGGATATCTGACCTAAGGCAAAAGGGGTGCCATAACTAAGTTGATGATCACCTTGGATATGGACTCCGGTTTTATCAGCGGCCGGTGGATTGCTTGTTTTGCAGACTTGCTATCTCATACAGATGGCATATCTCTTCTTGTAGTTAGCCATCGTAGTCTTTGTAAGGTTAATATTTAATGAACAGAAAGTGCACATGTACTGCTGAAACATCAGTAAGAAAGTCTTTATCGATGTAATCCACTTGATAACAGTATGACAAACATGTCCTCCTACATCGTCTACCAGAGCAACGTATAACAATTTATCACAACGTGTGTCTGATCATCAAATTTGCTATCAACatcaacatttttgttttccatCAGAGTTCTTGATCAACCAGAGCCCAGAAATTATGACTACACCAAATACCACCCACTACCAGAGGTGAGGACATGCCTTACAGCCATAATCTCTCATAATTTGCCATACTGCACCTACTCCTGATAGGATTGTTGAATATAGGTTTTATGAACTGTGAATAAAATTGTGCCTGGCTCAGTCCAGTTATCAGTTTGGCATCCCCCTCTTCTCAAGGCCCTGGCCAGTCATCTTCTGCCTCTGGGACGCTGTGCCATCTCTCTCCAGAGCTCTCGCTCCAGAGTTTTCGGTCCTCCCTCATCAATAGAACTAATGATCACCCAGTGACAAATACACCTACAGTTCGGTGGTTcaatcagtggtggaacaattgcacacagggccccaaggcAAAGCACTGATGGGGTCCCTCAAACAGCTTGTCATTTTCACAATAGGGTCCCCACCAGCattacaggagggccctgggcccaggggtaaatgccctgctaaccctaaccttaaccctaaccctaaacctaaccctaaccttaaatcgcttgtttgaaatgtttgattaccatgtgaagtcccgagagggcgtcaaactagtgggacccccaggaccatcgcaagcgattgtcgggaaagatttcctcgtcgtgagcgacattctaagatagaactttggcagctcaaagagtcgccgatcgcaaatcgtagaaatcaaacagtgtttgatatttgcgactggaaatagaacgtcgggcattgtctctgtggctgcgagcagcgacaagattgacagttgcgattctcttctagtgtgcggtgcaccccgacgccaaaatcggacacacaatcgctagtcgtgtagtttgagcctggctttaggtgCATGCTTTTCTATGTGAAGTGTATTGTACTGTTCTGATACATGTACATCTGAGGCAGACTTGATTTATGTGTATTGAATTCTTGTtagcaacatgtgtgtgtttacaatcaCATCACATTTGGTGTGCATACACACGGAGGTGGCTTTGcacttttttaaaaaagtaattaACGGTAAAAAGGATCTTGCACACTATGCATTCCACCAGCAAGCTTTAATAATATAACGCTTCAGTCAAGCGTCCTTCTAAGGTTGGATGACTGAAATGTTGTATCAAAGCATCCCAAGTGGAGTGTTAGGCATGACAAACCCGAATGCTATTAGCTCAAAATCTTTGTCAAAGATCAAGGCCAATAGCTATGGCTTCACGTTTACTCCCTTACACATGCGAAACAGTGTATTTAAAAGAAACACTGGTGGGTCCTATGGCAGGAAAAAACACCATGATCTGTGAAGATGCACATTCATCCAAATAATCTTCAGTCAGAGTTAAGAGTTAAGTTGTTAGGCAAGTCGACTGCACGAGAACATTTGATCTCTTCCAGAATGACACTGTCTTCGGTTCTAATTCTAATGTGGGATTCGGAAGTTATATCTCTGAAGACCAGTTATTTTTAAAATTTACATTTACGCAAATAAAATGTTTCAACTTTTTCTGAGTGCTGGGGTTGAAATACCCAACATCCTAAATAGCCTAATGTGATTACATTCGTGTTACAAAAAGTCTTTTGGTGTGAGAGATGGCGGGAAGTGAGACAGTTACTACTAATATTAATACTAATTGTATTATATACCACAGAACTGTAATTCATTTGATATTGTCTGTACTATATTTTACTACACGTTAACAGTGTGCTTTTCCATAGATTGTCAATTGGATGAAGCAGATGGTCACTGAAAACCCAGGTGTGGTGACCAGTGAGGTCTACGGAATGTCTTATGAGAAACGAAACATTGAACTCCTCAAGGTGAAAAGCTTATCCTCCTTATCTCAAAGTTCAAAGCACAAGGTCACGTGTTGCAGGCTGTTAGGGCTGGAGGTCAATCTCGGCGTGACTCAACAGTGTTTGTAAATAGAGTGCTATCATTGTTGCTGATTATCCTTTGATTATCCTTCCAGCAAAATTGTTTGGCTTTTTTGACAGATACTCAGCCCCTTCTAGTTCATGTTTTTGCATGTTTCAGGCCAATTCATTCATGTCACTGCTTGTGATACGGAAGTGTCTCATGTGAAAAATACCCTATCCTTGATCCTTAATGTTGCAGTCTGGGTTACCTCAGTGATACTTCAGTGCCCTGTAACAGATAATGCAGCACACATTATGGGCAGAAATGACCAAAATTAACAACACAAAAAAAGTTTCTGTGAAACTtgacaaaaaataaagaagaatacACTATGGTGACCACGAAGAGAGCTTAAAGATGTATCTGTTGTCATTATCATGATACTGGATCTACTGTACTGGCTCCCATTCTGTGATCATTGCGCTCCCTGGTGGACACGTGTTGTAAACACACGCCCATTCATTATGCAACACATCTGAAGATGCAGTATGCTATGCAGTTTTCAAAATTGTTCAAAATTCTAATTTGTTCTAAAGCAAATTAGCTATAAACCATTTactcacatctgcaagctgtgtcatggccttgccatgtcatgttcgtaatgatgtgcactgcattgtccctgaaaaataaactacaaataaataaataaataaataaataagatgtTATTATATTACAgatgtaatatatttttttacaaatatatatttgtaatatatattacaaaaatattacaaaaatatttgtaatatacagtatatcacaaataCAATATATTTCAGATGTGATTAAGCGATTAAAATACAATGCTCAACTCAGTATGCTCAGACTGTGTCCCCCATTGtgttcatataggcctaactgaattCATTCACTGATATTTGGTGGGAAGCACTGCTAATCTTATAATTAGTAATAAACATCTGGAgttgaatatatatattttgtcctGAATTCTACAGATTGGAATAAAAGGTGAAAACAAGAAGGCTATCTGGATGGACTGTGGTATCCACGCTAGAGAATGGATCTCACCAGCGTTCTGTCAGCACTTTGTCAAAGAGGTGGGGCACTTCAATACATCATCAATCAAATTACACTGAGGCAAGTCTTGCAGATTATCTATATGGAAATTCCTAAATCCCAATTTACATGTTTGTCTCTGATGCAGATTCTCCGAACTTACAAAACAGACCCAAAGGTGGAACAGATGCTTAAAAACCTGGACCTCTATGTCACCCCGGTGCTAAATGTGGATGGCTACACATACACCTGGACAGATAACACGGTGTGTCACTATACTATGCACACTTGCATGCTCAAAATAGTATGAACACTGCTATGATTTAGTTAACGTGGCACGAAGTAGCCACATTGGCTTCACAATGTTAATTCAATACTcaaaagagttgaaattaacacTAAAATCGAGTGGGACCATATGTGCTCAGAATAGTATTAAATTAACACTAATGTACTGTGCGCCATTGTAGCTTCTCGACTGGGCCATTTATTTTTGTTCTGTCCTGCCTCCCATCTGCCTACCTTCCaaggctgcattccaatatgcagactcctgtcctccacttgtgcttgtggcctcgcctcaacccgcctcctggccccacctccgtggagaaaacaattaagtttctagccacaacaacttttgggggactgtttttcattcaccatcccaattgcaaattaggaaatggcattagaattgtgcttttgcaagatagtgaattcattttctgtcgtcagtgacatcatcatgaggtcacaagcaagcaagtgagcaagggaggacgggagtctgcatattggaatccaaccCAAATGTATGTTTGGAAGGTGGAACAacattcatctggtgagagtTGCGCCTGCTCCTCCAAACCATAATATGGTTATTATAACCCATGCAGGAGGGCAGGGGAAATTAATGGAACACTGaaaattaatattattttaaaggtacacagtgcaggaaatggtcaaaaaaggtactgcaactatgctgctcattgaaactgttacctattgtcaaatttgatcttcttatgaaagtaattaactaatattttctatggcccaagtacagtcatttttgcggctaaaaatgctatttctggaaattcaaaatggtggaccatggagaagatcccccttttcatatatgaaaagtgcaatttttctagtcataatgaatacttagaattagatggtggtggtaagtattcatgaaaaaggtaacattagtgaatgggtagcatgaattctggaaataaacaactaaaaatcttacacagtgtacctttaacgtcAACAGAGTACTTATTGAATCTTTGAGGAGATTGCGCTTTATAAAGTTTGTTACAATACGATGGTACAGTATGATGCATacgtacaagtaggcctacatgcaagcaagaaaatgagtaatgcaTCCACTTTGTTCAGAGTAACTCTCCTTGGTCTTGTAAGTAACATAAGTCAATGATGGATATCTTCAGACCCGGCTCTGGAGAAAAAAcagatcaccaccaccaccgattGAAGGTTGCAATTGCACGGGCGTAGACCTCAACCGCAATTATGATGCTGTATTTGGGAGTGAGTATCGCCTTGTGTTTCCTGCATACACGTCTGCTCAATAGCACATCactttacttaggcctaattgcATTATTCAAATTTTTGGCATAACATATTTTTGTGACAATCCTGAAACACTTTAAAGGCTACATTTAAATGTTTTCCATGAATATCATACATTAAGTAGCAAATTGAGATTCTGACAGctccaattcttttttttttaacagccgtTGGTGTGTCTTCGGACTGTTGCAGCATAATCTACCCTGGTCCCAACGCCGCATCAGAGGCTGAGACCAAGGCCGTGGTGGACTATGTGCAGGCCAGGAGCAAAGACATCATCTGCTTCCTGACCATACACTCCTATGGACAAATGATCCTCTTCCCCTATGGCCATCCCCACATCAAGGCCCCCAACTATGATGAACTGGTAAGCTGTGCAGGACTCAGTACAGGACAGTACAggacgtaggcctatgtgtgtgaatCAAAATGTGTGTAAATTGCTATCGTCAAATATCAGGACCTCCTTCATACATTTTGTTTGTTACTTAAAGTCAAATTTAATCAATTTGAGAAAACCTGCTTGAACCATTCATATCTATTGAAGATTTTGTCAGTGCTCCGTCATCTCATAAAACTGTCTCTGGTCGAAGTTTGCGGATAACAAGACTGGGATGTAgttacatagcctacacattatATGGGTGGTCTGAAACAGAAGATAAGCCCAGATCAAAGGCCTATTAAAAAGACCATAGACTGTAATTTCTAAAGCTGAAAACTATTTGTTTGCAGACAGAGGTTGTGAATGCTGCAGGGAAAGCCATCAAGGCAGTTCATGGAATGGACTATGTGGTGGGAGCTCTCGCAGAAGTACTGTGTATGTATTCTAGTCACACTTAAAACACCCTCACACTTCCATTTCcacattctactctactctactctcctctcctctactctacataGCTCGGACAGAAAACTGCATTTACATTAAACGTATCTAATGCTATGCCGTAATTTAGGTACAGAGTATTGGTCATAGTTCCTGGCTAGGTCCTTTGCTGGATGTGAACGTAGAGGTGAGGGTGACATTTTAATCTGCAACCGTCTAATCCAAAGACCTTCTCCCTAACAATTAAGCCATACTGCCTTACATTTTTAAACAAGATAAAGTTATGAATGCAAATAATTACACTTATAGTTGATGTAGTGTATTGGGAGGACTGGGGTGATGCTGGTGGTTATAAAAGAATACTGTCGGCCGTGCCGTCGGCCCAGCCCTAACCATGCGGCTgacacaggttcgattcccggcccgggtcctttgccgacccctccctgtctctgtctcccaattcgcttcctgtctacctctcacactgtcctatcaagggGGACAGGTCGATGCTAATGCATTTTTCCGATCGGACGTTCTGTTCAAAAattgggaccattcgtataaggcctGGGACGTTTCGTAGAGGACGTTCCATCTACCACAAAgacctacgaaacgtccttaagTTTGAATTAAATGTCCTGAAGTTTGAAGTAAACCCTTCaagtaaagtcgaaaaagaccaaaaaaataagaaaataatgtCAATTTTGGTTGTTCTCCAGACCCCGCGGGAGGCACCTCCATGGACTGGGCTCGTCTCATCGGCATCCCTTACTCCTTCACCTTCGAGCTGAGGGACAAAGGAGACTTCGGCTTCGAGCTGCCCGAGGACCAGATCCAGCCAACCTGTGAGGAGGCCTACGAGGGAGCGCGCTCAATCCTGACCTACGTGCACGATAAGACCTTCTACAATGCAGCTGCCAGTCTAACTGCCACCGTGTGGACGACACTTCTAGCCACGTGGCTCACTAGCGCCACCCTGCTGTAGAGACACTGCATTGGCTGACAGAGACAAAAAATGCAGACCTACAATACTTGTACATTTGGGAACTGAATATAGAAAAAAGCTGAATTCCTCCATGAGACAATGTTTGCGTGATATGTGTCAGGAGGTTGCAATAGTGGGtactaacactttacttgacgccggtgtcataagcatgtcattacagtttcATATTAGTGTCATGGCActggttatgcatgtgtcataaacattatgtccatgtcattaaCATTTTAAGACTGTCGGCCTTAAGTGACatccgaatgtcacttaaggccagcggttataaaatgtttatgacttatctatgactgtgtcatgacactgtaatatgatactgtaatgacatgcttatgacaccagcgtcaagtaaagtgttacccaatagtGGCCCAACATAGCAAATTTGCCATAATAATGGCTTCTCCGCAAGAGCTGCAACATTGCTTGTCTTTTTAGGATGCCACAGTTTTTGTTTTAGCTGTACATTTTAGACAAGAATGCCTCCCAATAAGGTGAAGTGGCGTATCACACTAATGAGCCGATCAATGAAAGGGCTTGTTTGAGTCTgaccctaccctgtctctctcccctaccctctTCCTGTCATGATCTTCAATGTTCTATCCACAATAAAGGCAAAATAGGACATACTTAAAAcataattaaatattttttttaaagaatgccTCCGAATATGACATTTCCCTGTTTTCATTGTACAATAGGGAAACAGGtaacatttttttatttacttgGTATGACAAAACAGCAGAACAAGCTGTCACTGCATAACATTCATTGAAGGACAAAAGCTTTTCTCActgacagaaaaaaaatactacacACTCCAGTAGGCCTTCCAAATTTATACACATTACTGACaatgtagccaggccacgccctcctattagtcagaccaagagcaatgtaaatatcgttcctgatctcccaaaaaattgggaactccatccactttgtcggacaccagtcaaccagtagcaaacctagcgaGGCggctcaaccatgccgtttgggaagtctcgaagagatttgaaagtcgatgataatacaTCAGGCTATTGACAATCCTGGTTTCTATTATGCAATATTACATTAATACAATAATTACATTCATAACCATGTCAGTCAGTGAACTCATCATCATACAAAGATGTAAAAGGCAATAAAACTGCTGTGCTGTTGTTTTTGCACTTCCTTCCTGTTCATGTCGCATGAATGTTTCACTTCTCTTCTACTACGCTGGGAACACAATTGCAAAATACCAAAAGATGGTGTTTCCCTCACCACTTCTCTGGCTTATGGCTCAGAGATGTATATCTATTACACCTCAATATATGCTAAAAAAAATGTTACCCTTTTGCGCCTCATCATGGCATCAGGCTGGGTTGCCTAGCCTTAAACTTTCCcatcggcccttatggccttataAGGGCCGAAActcgtaggcattgtagccaaataaaaagtaaaacattGTATTGCATTCCacagcagaggagcagagcagctgaaAGCTCTATTCTCCATGGTactaagacgggcagaggggacagagaggagaatggaggaagagggacggagggggcgggagggaacagcaatgtgaataagattagatagaaaagggggggggggggtattttaaaatgaattctatatttgatagggagccagtggagatgttgcaatgcaggggtaatatggtgacaggaaggggtttagtaatgatgcgggcagctgagttctggaccagttggagcttgtgaagggatttttgagggagaccaaagatgagagaattacagtaatcaatgcgggaggtgacaagactgtgtacaagaatggaggtagaatgggaagtgagagaggggcggagacggttaatgttgcgtactgtaggtggaaataagcagaccatgtgatgttgttaatgtgggagaggaaggatagagagccatcaagcatgacgcccagactcttaacttgaggggaaggggagacaggagagttatcaatagagaaggaaaaactatctgctttggataaggtggatttgatGCCTactagtaggacttcagttttgttagaattgagtttcaaaaaattagaggtgaaccaggatttgatttcagagagacagctggtgagggagggg
The Engraulis encrasicolus isolate BLACKSEA-1 chromosome 12, IST_EnEncr_1.0, whole genome shotgun sequence DNA segment above includes these coding regions:
- the LOC134460320 gene encoding carboxypeptidase O-like; its protein translation is MESTLILVLMLAQLGGQTVTARVLDQPEPRNYDYTKYHPLPEIVNWMKQMVTENPGVVTSEVYGMSYEKRNIELLKIGIKGENKKAIWMDCGIHAREWISPAFCQHFVKEILRTYKTDPKVEQMLKNLDLYVTPVLNVDGYTYTWTDNTTRLWRKNRSPPPPIEGCNCTGVDLNRNYDAVFGTVGVSSDCCSIIYPGPNAASEAETKAVVDYVQARSKDIICFLTIHSYGQMILFPYGHPHIKAPNYDELTEVVNAAGKAIKAVHGMDYVVGALAEVLYPAGGTSMDWARLIGIPYSFTFELRDKGDFGFELPEDQIQPTCEEAYEGARSILTYVHDKTFYNAAASLTATVWTTLLATWLTSATLL